The following proteins are encoded in a genomic region of Glycine max cultivar Williams 82 chromosome 18, Glycine_max_v4.0, whole genome shotgun sequence:
- the LOC100800411 gene encoding myosin-11 isoform X3 — MSENHVAGQVSEADSDSGHGVVHDESNVDTESNTDTYQDQQGERVDLRDPEDGKSTEDSARDDMFVDCPDELTTFDGRQKEEEVAAAKNEDDGSEENEVMHQQQSHFDKLGNGVGDGYSSGQLEKVVAQKEIILKEYQEERQTVTQGVLDLCCQLKTLTGQQNEAEVGDREVTDVSLREMIKECLEFVKTASEEQSNSETTINNLREHLSTKDREIEDLNAKLAQLMVSNESMQVSSEAQLEKDRNVEIVIDKMISSLATVVTREQVLDDSISGKIVYIEEGTIHLIEKYNQILSEIYQLGQSFSEVGLDTNEHEYGNILADARGGLLELKKKETELVEKLAHLEDENQKMVDELDKGKVMIRTLNTELGNLKIELEQEKVKCANTKEKLSMAVTKGKALVQQRDSLKKSLADKSGELDKCLIELQEKSVALQAAELAKEELSQSENMVASLQNSLLEKNAVIDQVEEILSQAKPDEPEMFDMPEKLRWLVDDRNTLKEAFLELCKLKKALSLADLPEPVSSSDLESQMKWLTDSLLRAHDNMHTLQEEISTIKESSRNYIDQLSVSLLLALQEKDYLLSELTDLRFKYDELVSKNHQISLEKDQIVHMLVDLCGLNLEDEGIDQISSSTYTIINLCFKVIKGQSGPLSRASHIDAELFERIQSLLYVRDQGLILYEDILEEEMLIRSDVNKLSNELKVVSEEIIALKEERSSLLQDLERSEEKTSMLRDKLSMAVKKGKGLVQDRDNLKGLLNEKNSEIEQLKADLQKQESAVSEYRDEINRLSNDVESIPKLEADLLEMKRDKNQFEQFLMESNNMLQKVMECIDGVALPVVPVFDEPIEKVKWLAGYVNECQDAKVHREQELQLVKENASILEIKLAEAQATVKSLEQELSSSDDNVSQLAEEKIELEHGKVKVEEELQKVKDKVAEVCNTTKSLEDALSQAEKEISILSEEKEQAQVSRVAAERELEIFKDEAARQTSILAEASKTIKDLEDKLSQVEGNANLLTEKYNADQVAKIDMGNELKKLQDEASNHASKLVGASGTIKSLEDALLKAQDDISALEDANKIAKQEISSLGFKLNSCMDELAGKSGSLENKSLQLIGLLNDLQVLMKDTTPFPGIKQCFESKCETLKNMNLILNKIRDNVAMTAKDSKGQPVMENPLVRETFLDSPENYEVELDNTEIDGADIDTIISSFGKIVKGFQSRNKHIADKFYEFSDFMDEFISPLHEKLLETETMSTTIVENMEIMKKEANTMEKLKEEQENTIATLENNVSVLLSACTDSTIALQSEVDKNLGQPGSISEVEQLNLEAGAQTEHHKNSKYVEATHKLMNASRKAQTLIAQFGCRSEQVDATIEDLRNKLKETTVAFELVTDERDLNKNRVSQLESDIQSLQSACSELKDKLEDYHALEEKLEEKEAEISSMHNALLAKEENSLFPASQMRDLFDKIDRIKIPIVESKEDDLEPHTSAPMRKLFYIIDSVPRLHDQINSLSHDKEKLQSILETRDLDIKDLKDEVKQLNRICEDSKMIKNELSELTYVLEKIMDILGAGEWVVDRKSKGSKELIPALEKHIIAILSESENSKSKAQELDIKLVGSQKVIDELTTKVKLLEDSLQDRTSQPDIVQERSIYEAPSLPAESEIIEVEEGSSLSKKAISPVPSAAHVRNMRKGSTDHLALDISGESDNLINRVDKDDDKGHVFKSLSTTGFVPKQGKLIADRIDGLWVSGGRVLMSHPRARLGLIGYLFVLHIWLLGTIL; from the exons ATGTCTGAGAATCACGTAGCAGGGCAGGTTTCGGAAGCGGATTCGGATTCGGGTCATGGTGTTGTGCACGACGAATCAAATGTGGATACCGAATCAAACACTGATACTTATCAAGATCAG CAGGGAGAGCGTGTTGATCTCAGAGATCCTGAAGATGGAAAATCTACAGAGGATTCTGCCAGAGATGACATGTTTGTTGATTGCCCTGATGAGTTAACCACATTTGATGGTAGGCAAAAGGAGGAGGAAGTTGCTGCTGCGAAAAATGAAGATGACGGATCAGAGGAAAATGAAGTTATGCATCAACAGCAGAGTCATTTTGATAAATTGGGCAATGGAGTGGGAGATGGTTACTCCTCAGGCCAGCTAGAGAAAGTTGTTGCTCAGAAGGAAATTATTTTGAAGGAATACCAG GAAGAAAGACAAACTGTTACTCAAGGAGTGCTTGATCTTTGTTGTCAGCTGAAGACTCTCACTGGTCAACAGAATGAAGCTGAAGTTGGAGATAGGGAAGTGACTGATGTTTCATTGAGGGAGATGATAAAGGAATGTTTGGAGTTTGTGAAGACCGCCTCAGAAGAACAGTCAAACAGTGAAACTACTATAAATAATCTTCGTGAACATCTATCTACAAAGGACCGTGAGATAGAGGATCTTAATGCAAAGCTTGCCCAATTAATGGTATCTAATGAAAGTATGCAAGTTTCATCCGAAGCTCAACTTGAAAAGGATCGTAATGTTGAGATTGTGATAGATAAGATGATATCTTCTCTTGCAACAGTTGTTACTCGAGAGCAAGTATTGGATGATTCTATTAGTGGGAAAATAGTTTATATTGAGGAAGGCACTATCCATTTAATTGAAAAGTATAATCAGATTCTTTCTGAAATTTATCAACTTGGGCAATCTTTCTCTGAGGTAGGCTTGGATACTAACGAGCATGAATACGGGAACATACTCGCTGATGCTCGTGGTGGGTTACTGGAGctcaaaaaaaaggaaacagaaTTGGTTGAAAAACTGGCTCATTTAGAAGATGAAAATCAGAAAATGGTTGATGAGCTTGACAAGGGAAAGGTGATGATAAGGACATTAAATACTGAACTTGGAAATCTGAAAATAGAACTCGAGCAGGAAAAGGTTAAATGTGCTAATACGAAAGAAAAGCTCAGTATGGCTGTGACAAAAGGAAAGGCATTGGTACAGCAGCGAGATTCATTAAAGAAGTCTCTGGCTGATAAATCCGGTGAGCTTGATAAATGTTTGATTGAATTGCAAGAGAAGTCAGTTGCACTACAAGCTGCTGAACTTGCTAAGGAGGAGTTGTCCCAAAGTGAAAATATGGTTGCATCCCTGCAGAACTCATTACTAGAAAAGAATGCAGTTATTGATCAAGTGGAAGAAATCTTGTCTCAGGCAAAACCTGATGAACCTGAAATGTTTGATATGCCAGAGAAACTAAGATGGCTTGTGGATGACAGAAATACTTTGAAGGAAGCCTTCCTAGAGCTATGCAAATTGAAGAAAGCTCTATCTCTAGCGGACCTGCCAGAGCCTGTTTCGTCATCTGATTTGGAATCACAAATGAAATGGCTTACAGATTCTTTGCTCAGGGCCCATGACAACATGCATACTCTACAGGAAGAAATTTCCACAATCAAGGAATCATCCCGTAACTATATTGATCAGCTTAGTGTTTCTCTTTTGCTGGCATTGCAGGAAAAAGATTACCTTCTGTCAGAATTAACTGATTTGAGGTTCAAATATGATGAGCTTGTTAGCAAGAACCATCAGATTTCTTTGGAGAAGGATCAGATAGTGCATATGTTAGTCGATCTTTGTGGTCTGAACTTGGAAGATGAAGGGATTGATCAAATCTCTTCCAGCACTTATACGATCATCAATTTATGCTTTAAAGTTATCAAAGGACAGAGTGGTCCCTTGTCTAGAGCATCCCATATTGATGCTGAGTTGTTTGAAAGGATTCAAAGTCTCTTGTATGTTAGAGATCAGGGATTAATACTCTATGAAGATATACTGGAAGAGGAGATGCTAATTAGATCAGATGTGAATAAGCTGTCAAATGAGTTGAAAGTGGTATCTGAGGAAATTATAGCACTGAAAGAAGAAAGGAGTTCTCTGCTGCAAGATCTTGAGCGATCAGAGGAGAAGACTTCCATGCTTAGGGACAAGTTGTCCATGGCAGTTAAGAAAGGAAAGGGGCTGGTTCAAGATAGGGACAATCTAAAAGGTCTTCTAAATGAAAAGAACTCAGAGATTGAGCAGTTGAAggctgatttgcagaagcaagAATCTGCAGTTTCTGAATACAGGGATGAGATCAATAGATTGTCCAATGATGTGGAAAGCATCCCGAAGCTGGAGGCTGATCTTCTGGAAATGAAAAGGGATAAGAATCAGTTTGAACAGTTCTTAATGGAGAGCAATAACATGTTACAGAAAGTGATGGAGTGTATTGACGGTGTTGCTCTTCCAGTTGTTCCAGTTTTTGATGAACCAATAGAGAAGGTGAAGTGGCTTGCTGGTTATGTCAATGAATGTCAAGATGCTAAGGTACACAGAGAACAGGAATTGCAGCTAGTGAAGGAAAATGCCAGTatacttgaaattaaattagCAGAAGCCCAAGCAACTGTAAAATCCCTTGAACAGGAATTATCATCTTCAGATGACAATGTTTCTCAACTTGCTGAAGAAAAAATTGAGTTAGAACATGGCAAAGTGAAAGTTGAGGAAGAGTTACAGAAAGTTAAAGATAAAGTTGCTGAAGTTTGTAATACTACTAAGTCACTTGAAGATGCCTTATCACAAGCAGAAAAAGAAATTTCTATTCTTTCCGAAGAGAAAGAGCAGGCTCAAGTTAGCAGAGTTGCTGCAGAGAGAGAGTTAGAGATTTTTAAAGATGAAGCAGCCAGGCAAACAAGCATACTGGCAGAGGCTAGCAAGACCATTAAGGATCTAGAAGATAAACTATCTCAGGTTGAGGGTAATGCCAATTTATTGACTGAAAAGTATAATGCCGATCAAGTTGCCAAAATTGACATGGGAAATGAATTGAAGAAGCTACAAGATGAAGCTTCAAATCATGCTAGTAAACTGGTGGGTGCCTCTGGAACTATAAAATCACTGGAGGATGCATTATTGAAGGCGCAAGATGATATTTCTGCCTTAGAAGATgcaaataaaattgcgaaacaGGAGATATCTTCACTTGGCTTTAAGTTAAATTCATGCATGGACGAGTTAGCTGGAAAGAGTGGCAGCTTAGAAAACAAGTCCTTACAGCTCATTGGACTCCTTAATGATCTTCAGGTGCTCATGAAAGATACTACTCCATTTCCCGGAATTAAACAATGCTTTGAGAGCAAATGTGAGACGCTAAAGAATATGAATCTCATTCTGAACAAAATAAGAGATAATGTTGCCATGACTGCAAAGGATTCAAAGGGACAGCCTGTGATG GAAAATCCACTTGTGAGAGAAACATTCTTGGACAGCCCTGAAAATTATGAAGTTGAACTGGACAATACAGAGATTGATGGTGCTGACATTGACACCATAATCTCATCATTTGGAAAGATTGTGAAAGGATTTCAGTCGAGAAACAAACACATTGCAGATAAGTTTTATGAATTTTCGGATTTTATGGATGAGTTTATTTCTCCTCTCCATGAAAAACTACTGGAAACAGAGACCATGTCAACGACTATTGTTGAGAACAtggaaattatgaaaaaagaagcaaataccatggaaaaattgaaagaagaaCAGGAAAATACTATTGCCACTTTAGAAAACAATGTCAGTGTATTGCTATCTGCTTGCACAGACTCTACCATTGCACTTCAGAGTGAAGTTGACAAGAATCTTGGGCAGCCAGGCTCCATTTCCGAGGTTGAACAGTTAAACCTTGAAGCAGGTGCACAAACAGAGCATCATAAGAACAGCAAATACGTGGAAGCCACACATAAGTTGATGAATGCTTCTAGAAAAGCTCAAACTTTGATTGCACAGTTTGGATGTAGAAGTGAGCAAGTGGATGCAACAATTGAAGATTTGCGGAATAAATTGAAAGAAACAACTGTTGCTTTTGAATTAGTCACTGATGAGAGAGACTTGAATAAAAACAGAGTTTCACAACTGGAGTCTGATATTCAATCACTGCAAAGTGCTTGCAGTGAGCTTAAGGATAAGTTAGAGGATTATCATGCCttggaagaaaaattagagGAAAAAGAGGCTGAGATTTCATCAATGCACAATGCTTTGTTGGCAAaagaag AAAACTCCCTCTTTCCAGCATCTCAAATGAGAGATCTCTTTGACAAGATAGATAGGATCAAAATCCCTATTGTAGAGTCCAAAGAAGATGATTTGGAGCCACATACTTCAGCCCCTATGAGAAAActcttttatattattgataGTGTTCCTAGgttgcatgatcaaataaactCTCTGTCTCATGATAAAGAAAAGCTGCAATCAATCCTTGAAACTAGGGATCTTGACATTAAGGATCTGAAGGATGAAGTCAAACAACTCAATAGAATCTGTGAAGACTCTAAAATGATCAAGAATGAATTGTCTGAGCTCACCTATGTATTAGAAAAAATTATGGATATTTTGGGAGCTGGTGAATGGGTTGTAGATAGGAAATCTAAAGGTTCGAAGGAATTAATACCAGCATTGGAGAAGCATATCATTGCCATTCTTTCAGAATCTGAAAATTCAAAATCCAAGGCTCAGGAACTTGATATTAAGTTAGTTGGAAGTCAGAAGGTTATTGATGAATTAACGACCAAGGTTAAATTACTTGAAGATTCACTCCAAGATAGGACTTCTCAGCCAGACATTGTACAGGAGAGGAGCATATATGAAGCACCCTCATTACCTGCTGAATCTGAGATAATTGAAGTTGAAGAG GGATCATCACTTAGCAAGAAAGCAATATCTCCTGTCCCATCGGCTGCTCATGTGCGGAATATGCGAAAAGGATCTACTGACCATCTTGCACTCGATATTAGTGGGGAGTCTGATAATTTGATTAACAGGGTAGATAAGGATGATGATAAAG GTCATGTATTCAAGTCTCTGAGCACTACTGGATTCGTACCAAAACAGGGAAAGCTCATTGCAGATCGTATTGATGGACTCTG GGTATCTGGTGGCCGGGTTCTCATGAGTCATCCTAGAGCAAGATTAGGACTTATTGGCTATTTGTTTGTCTTGCATATATGGCTACTGGGGACGATCTTGTAG
- the LOC100800411 gene encoding myosin-11 isoform X4, protein MVLCTTNQMWIPNQTLILIKIRQKEEEVAAAKNEDDGSEENEVMHQQQSHFDKLGNGVGDGYSSGQLEKVVAQKEIILKEYQEERQTVTQGVLDLCCQLKTLTGQQNEAEVGDREVTDVSLREMIKECLEFVKTASEEQSNSETTINNLREHLSTKDREIEDLNAKLAQLMVSNESMQVSSEAQLEKDRNVEIVIDKMISSLATVVTREQVLDDSISGKIVYIEEGTIHLIEKYNQILSEIYQLGQSFSEVGLDTNEHEYGNILADARGGLLELKKKETELVEKLAHLEDENQKMVDELDKGKVMIRTLNTELGNLKIELEQEKVKCANTKEKLSMAVTKGKALVQQRDSLKKSLADKSGELDKCLIELQEKSVALQAAELAKEELSQSENMVASLQNSLLEKNAVIDQVEEILSQAKPDEPEMFDMPEKLRWLVDDRNTLKEAFLELCKLKKALSLADLPEPVSSSDLESQMKWLTDSLLRAHDNMHTLQEEISTIKESSRNYIDQLSVSLLLALQEKDYLLSELTDLRFKYDELVSKNHQISLEKDQIVHMLVDLCGLNLEDEGIDQISSSTYTIINLCFKVIKGQSGPLSRASHIDAELFERIQSLLYVRDQGLILYEDILEEEMLIRSDVNKLSNELKVVSEEIIALKEERSSLLQDLERSEEKTSMLRDKLSMAVKKGKGLVQDRDNLKGLLNEKNSEIEQLKADLQKQESAVSEYRDEINRLSNDVESIPKLEADLLEMKRDKNQFEQFLMESNNMLQKVMECIDGVALPVVPVFDEPIEKVKWLAGYVNECQDAKVHREQELQLVKENASILEIKLAEAQATVKSLEQELSSSDDNVSQLAEEKIELEHGKVKVEEELQKVKDKVAEVCNTTKSLEDALSQAEKEISILSEEKEQAQVSRVAAERELEIFKDEAARQTSILAEASKTIKDLEDKLSQVEGNANLLTEKYNADQVAKIDMGNELKKLQDEASNHASKLVGASGTIKSLEDALLKAQDDISALEDANKIAKQEISSLGFKLNSCMDELAGKSGSLENKSLQLIGLLNDLQVLMKDTTPFPGIKQCFESKCETLKNMNLILNKIRDNVAMTAKDSKGQPVMVENPLVRETFLDSPENYEVELDNTEIDGADIDTIISSFGKIVKGFQSRNKHIADKFYEFSDFMDEFISPLHEKLLETETMSTTIVENMEIMKKEANTMEKLKEEQENTIATLENNVSVLLSACTDSTIALQSEVDKNLGQPGSISEVEQLNLEAGAQTEHHKNSKYVEATHKLMNASRKAQTLIAQFGCRSEQVDATIEDLRNKLKETTVAFELVTDERDLNKNRVSQLESDIQSLQSACSELKDKLEDYHALEEKLEEKEAEISSMHNALLAKEENSLFPASQMRDLFDKIDRIKIPIVESKEDDLEPHTSAPMRKLFYIIDSVPRLHDQINSLSHDKEKLQSILETRDLDIKDLKDEVKQLNRICEDSKMIKNELSELTYVLEKIMDILGAGEWVVDRKSKGSKELIPALEKHIIAILSESENSKSKAQELDIKLVGSQKVIDELTTKVKLLEDSLQDRTSQPDIVQERSIYEAPSLPAESEIIEVEEGSSLSKKAISPVPSAAHVRNMRKGSTDHLALDISGESDNLINRVDKDDDKGHVFKSLSTTGFVPKQGKLIADRIDGLWVSGGRVLMSHPRARLGLIGYLFVLHIWLLGTIL, encoded by the exons ATGGTGTTGTGCACGACGAATCAAATGTGGATACCGAATCAAACACTGATACTTATCAAGATCAG GCAAAAGGAGGAGGAAGTTGCTGCTGCGAAAAATGAAGATGACGGATCAGAGGAAAATGAAGTTATGCATCAACAGCAGAGTCATTTTGATAAATTGGGCAATGGAGTGGGAGATGGTTACTCCTCAGGCCAGCTAGAGAAAGTTGTTGCTCAGAAGGAAATTATTTTGAAGGAATACCAG GAAGAAAGACAAACTGTTACTCAAGGAGTGCTTGATCTTTGTTGTCAGCTGAAGACTCTCACTGGTCAACAGAATGAAGCTGAAGTTGGAGATAGGGAAGTGACTGATGTTTCATTGAGGGAGATGATAAAGGAATGTTTGGAGTTTGTGAAGACCGCCTCAGAAGAACAGTCAAACAGTGAAACTACTATAAATAATCTTCGTGAACATCTATCTACAAAGGACCGTGAGATAGAGGATCTTAATGCAAAGCTTGCCCAATTAATGGTATCTAATGAAAGTATGCAAGTTTCATCCGAAGCTCAACTTGAAAAGGATCGTAATGTTGAGATTGTGATAGATAAGATGATATCTTCTCTTGCAACAGTTGTTACTCGAGAGCAAGTATTGGATGATTCTATTAGTGGGAAAATAGTTTATATTGAGGAAGGCACTATCCATTTAATTGAAAAGTATAATCAGATTCTTTCTGAAATTTATCAACTTGGGCAATCTTTCTCTGAGGTAGGCTTGGATACTAACGAGCATGAATACGGGAACATACTCGCTGATGCTCGTGGTGGGTTACTGGAGctcaaaaaaaaggaaacagaaTTGGTTGAAAAACTGGCTCATTTAGAAGATGAAAATCAGAAAATGGTTGATGAGCTTGACAAGGGAAAGGTGATGATAAGGACATTAAATACTGAACTTGGAAATCTGAAAATAGAACTCGAGCAGGAAAAGGTTAAATGTGCTAATACGAAAGAAAAGCTCAGTATGGCTGTGACAAAAGGAAAGGCATTGGTACAGCAGCGAGATTCATTAAAGAAGTCTCTGGCTGATAAATCCGGTGAGCTTGATAAATGTTTGATTGAATTGCAAGAGAAGTCAGTTGCACTACAAGCTGCTGAACTTGCTAAGGAGGAGTTGTCCCAAAGTGAAAATATGGTTGCATCCCTGCAGAACTCATTACTAGAAAAGAATGCAGTTATTGATCAAGTGGAAGAAATCTTGTCTCAGGCAAAACCTGATGAACCTGAAATGTTTGATATGCCAGAGAAACTAAGATGGCTTGTGGATGACAGAAATACTTTGAAGGAAGCCTTCCTAGAGCTATGCAAATTGAAGAAAGCTCTATCTCTAGCGGACCTGCCAGAGCCTGTTTCGTCATCTGATTTGGAATCACAAATGAAATGGCTTACAGATTCTTTGCTCAGGGCCCATGACAACATGCATACTCTACAGGAAGAAATTTCCACAATCAAGGAATCATCCCGTAACTATATTGATCAGCTTAGTGTTTCTCTTTTGCTGGCATTGCAGGAAAAAGATTACCTTCTGTCAGAATTAACTGATTTGAGGTTCAAATATGATGAGCTTGTTAGCAAGAACCATCAGATTTCTTTGGAGAAGGATCAGATAGTGCATATGTTAGTCGATCTTTGTGGTCTGAACTTGGAAGATGAAGGGATTGATCAAATCTCTTCCAGCACTTATACGATCATCAATTTATGCTTTAAAGTTATCAAAGGACAGAGTGGTCCCTTGTCTAGAGCATCCCATATTGATGCTGAGTTGTTTGAAAGGATTCAAAGTCTCTTGTATGTTAGAGATCAGGGATTAATACTCTATGAAGATATACTGGAAGAGGAGATGCTAATTAGATCAGATGTGAATAAGCTGTCAAATGAGTTGAAAGTGGTATCTGAGGAAATTATAGCACTGAAAGAAGAAAGGAGTTCTCTGCTGCAAGATCTTGAGCGATCAGAGGAGAAGACTTCCATGCTTAGGGACAAGTTGTCCATGGCAGTTAAGAAAGGAAAGGGGCTGGTTCAAGATAGGGACAATCTAAAAGGTCTTCTAAATGAAAAGAACTCAGAGATTGAGCAGTTGAAggctgatttgcagaagcaagAATCTGCAGTTTCTGAATACAGGGATGAGATCAATAGATTGTCCAATGATGTGGAAAGCATCCCGAAGCTGGAGGCTGATCTTCTGGAAATGAAAAGGGATAAGAATCAGTTTGAACAGTTCTTAATGGAGAGCAATAACATGTTACAGAAAGTGATGGAGTGTATTGACGGTGTTGCTCTTCCAGTTGTTCCAGTTTTTGATGAACCAATAGAGAAGGTGAAGTGGCTTGCTGGTTATGTCAATGAATGTCAAGATGCTAAGGTACACAGAGAACAGGAATTGCAGCTAGTGAAGGAAAATGCCAGTatacttgaaattaaattagCAGAAGCCCAAGCAACTGTAAAATCCCTTGAACAGGAATTATCATCTTCAGATGACAATGTTTCTCAACTTGCTGAAGAAAAAATTGAGTTAGAACATGGCAAAGTGAAAGTTGAGGAAGAGTTACAGAAAGTTAAAGATAAAGTTGCTGAAGTTTGTAATACTACTAAGTCACTTGAAGATGCCTTATCACAAGCAGAAAAAGAAATTTCTATTCTTTCCGAAGAGAAAGAGCAGGCTCAAGTTAGCAGAGTTGCTGCAGAGAGAGAGTTAGAGATTTTTAAAGATGAAGCAGCCAGGCAAACAAGCATACTGGCAGAGGCTAGCAAGACCATTAAGGATCTAGAAGATAAACTATCTCAGGTTGAGGGTAATGCCAATTTATTGACTGAAAAGTATAATGCCGATCAAGTTGCCAAAATTGACATGGGAAATGAATTGAAGAAGCTACAAGATGAAGCTTCAAATCATGCTAGTAAACTGGTGGGTGCCTCTGGAACTATAAAATCACTGGAGGATGCATTATTGAAGGCGCAAGATGATATTTCTGCCTTAGAAGATgcaaataaaattgcgaaacaGGAGATATCTTCACTTGGCTTTAAGTTAAATTCATGCATGGACGAGTTAGCTGGAAAGAGTGGCAGCTTAGAAAACAAGTCCTTACAGCTCATTGGACTCCTTAATGATCTTCAGGTGCTCATGAAAGATACTACTCCATTTCCCGGAATTAAACAATGCTTTGAGAGCAAATGTGAGACGCTAAAGAATATGAATCTCATTCTGAACAAAATAAGAGATAATGTTGCCATGACTGCAAAGGATTCAAAGGGACAGCCTGTGATGGtg GAAAATCCACTTGTGAGAGAAACATTCTTGGACAGCCCTGAAAATTATGAAGTTGAACTGGACAATACAGAGATTGATGGTGCTGACATTGACACCATAATCTCATCATTTGGAAAGATTGTGAAAGGATTTCAGTCGAGAAACAAACACATTGCAGATAAGTTTTATGAATTTTCGGATTTTATGGATGAGTTTATTTCTCCTCTCCATGAAAAACTACTGGAAACAGAGACCATGTCAACGACTATTGTTGAGAACAtggaaattatgaaaaaagaagcaaataccatggaaaaattgaaagaagaaCAGGAAAATACTATTGCCACTTTAGAAAACAATGTCAGTGTATTGCTATCTGCTTGCACAGACTCTACCATTGCACTTCAGAGTGAAGTTGACAAGAATCTTGGGCAGCCAGGCTCCATTTCCGAGGTTGAACAGTTAAACCTTGAAGCAGGTGCACAAACAGAGCATCATAAGAACAGCAAATACGTGGAAGCCACACATAAGTTGATGAATGCTTCTAGAAAAGCTCAAACTTTGATTGCACAGTTTGGATGTAGAAGTGAGCAAGTGGATGCAACAATTGAAGATTTGCGGAATAAATTGAAAGAAACAACTGTTGCTTTTGAATTAGTCACTGATGAGAGAGACTTGAATAAAAACAGAGTTTCACAACTGGAGTCTGATATTCAATCACTGCAAAGTGCTTGCAGTGAGCTTAAGGATAAGTTAGAGGATTATCATGCCttggaagaaaaattagagGAAAAAGAGGCTGAGATTTCATCAATGCACAATGCTTTGTTGGCAAaagaag AAAACTCCCTCTTTCCAGCATCTCAAATGAGAGATCTCTTTGACAAGATAGATAGGATCAAAATCCCTATTGTAGAGTCCAAAGAAGATGATTTGGAGCCACATACTTCAGCCCCTATGAGAAAActcttttatattattgataGTGTTCCTAGgttgcatgatcaaataaactCTCTGTCTCATGATAAAGAAAAGCTGCAATCAATCCTTGAAACTAGGGATCTTGACATTAAGGATCTGAAGGATGAAGTCAAACAACTCAATAGAATCTGTGAAGACTCTAAAATGATCAAGAATGAATTGTCTGAGCTCACCTATGTATTAGAAAAAATTATGGATATTTTGGGAGCTGGTGAATGGGTTGTAGATAGGAAATCTAAAGGTTCGAAGGAATTAATACCAGCATTGGAGAAGCATATCATTGCCATTCTTTCAGAATCTGAAAATTCAAAATCCAAGGCTCAGGAACTTGATATTAAGTTAGTTGGAAGTCAGAAGGTTATTGATGAATTAACGACCAAGGTTAAATTACTTGAAGATTCACTCCAAGATAGGACTTCTCAGCCAGACATTGTACAGGAGAGGAGCATATATGAAGCACCCTCATTACCTGCTGAATCTGAGATAATTGAAGTTGAAGAG GGATCATCACTTAGCAAGAAAGCAATATCTCCTGTCCCATCGGCTGCTCATGTGCGGAATATGCGAAAAGGATCTACTGACCATCTTGCACTCGATATTAGTGGGGAGTCTGATAATTTGATTAACAGGGTAGATAAGGATGATGATAAAG GTCATGTATTCAAGTCTCTGAGCACTACTGGATTCGTACCAAAACAGGGAAAGCTCATTGCAGATCGTATTGATGGACTCTG GGTATCTGGTGGCCGGGTTCTCATGAGTCATCCTAGAGCAAGATTAGGACTTATTGGCTATTTGTTTGTCTTGCATATATGGCTACTGGGGACGATCTTGTAG